The nucleotide window GGGTAAGGAGCACGGTGCCGGGCTGCACAACGGTGCCGGCGGTGTGCGTGGCAAGGTCCTTCACGATGCTCTCCTGCGGCGCCCTCAGCTCCATGAGCCCCCTGCGATGTGCCTGTTTGGTCACTTCCAGGACGAGTTTGTCGGCTTGCCCCTGGATATCGTTACGCTCTGCGTAGAGTTGACGTCGATGATCGGATTCGATCTGGGCGAGCCTCTTCTCGGATAGCTGGATGCTCGCCCGAGCCGATTCGATCACAGCTTCCTGGGTGCGCAACTCCTGCTCCTTCTCGATGCGTTCCCGCCGTTTGTCGCTGGCCTCGCTCGGGGCCACGATGCCGTCCTTGAAGAGCTTATCGAAGGCCTCCTCCTGTTCGCGGTAATGGGGCAGAATGTCGGCAAGTTTCTTCTTTACCGCTTCGGCCGCCGCGAATTCATGTTTTGCCTTGAGGAGCCGGGAGCGTTCTTCGGCCAGCGCCGCTTCCAGCGCCGCGCAATTGGCGCGGTACTGGGCTTCGACCTCGCGGGCGAGGCCCAGGGGGTCTTGCGCTTCGGCCTGGAAGGGCTGGCCGGAGAGTTCCGCGTCGATACGGCGCAACGTCAGGCGCTTGCGCCGGGAGTCGGCTTCGAGGGACCTTTCATCCGCTTCGGTGATGAGGGCATCCATGCGCATCAGCACCTGACCGGCATGGACCACCTCTCCTTCCCTGACCAGGATTTCCTTGACGATGCCGGCCTCCGCCGGCTGCACGATCTTGACGTAGCTCTCCGGCACCAGCTTGCCTTCGGCAACGGCGACGATATCGAGCCGGCCGACGAGCGCCCAGACCAGGAGCCCGGCAAGCAGGATGAGAAGAGCCCATAAAACCTTTCGTCCCATGGGATTGGGTGCTGATTCCTGCAGACGGAGCAGAGGCGGGGAAAAGTCGAGCGGGTCGGCCATTCAAAAGATCCGTTCTGAAAGGTTGCGTTGTGCATGGATGCGGCGGGGTCGAAACAAACCCCGCCGCATCGGACAGCCATTACAGCCGTTTCACTCCATCCTTCAAGCCCTTGAAGTCCTGCAGGTTGGTACCGGACCCTCCTGCCAGCGAGAGGGCGTCCGACCCGAAGGCGCATGTGGAGCCCAGGAACCCACCTGCCGCTTGTCCCAGATGGGCGATGTCGGCGCCTCGATTGTCATGTTGCCAGACGCCGTGGTCGTACCGCGCCGCCTCATCGGCCAGGGCGCGGTTCATCGCCTGCCAGCGGATAAAGATTTCATTTCCGCCCTGGCTGTTCCCGGGTTTCTGGCCGAACACCGAGAAGTGCTCCTCCAACCGGCTCACGTCGAGATAGCTTGACGGCCTGGCCGTCTCCTGAGCTGAGTCGGCCTCGTTGGCGGCATCGCTCGCGGCCAGGCCAAATCCCTTGCCGTCGTCTTCGCCGCGCCCCTGCCGGCTCCTGGCCCCGGGATGTCCGGGCGATGTGCCCGGCCCGTCGTTGAAGTTGGTATCGTGTCCCGCCGGCGCCGCATCCACGCCATTGCCCACCCCTTGATTGCCGTGACTGACCGACAGGCGGAAGACATCCGACGTCGAAAGGCTTCCCTCGGTGCTGCCCGTGGCGGCCACCCGGTCGGTCGCGGTGACCCGGATCTCCACAGAGCCGACCGCCTTCGGCGTCTTTCCGGCGAAGGTCTGGGTGGCGGCGTCGAAGGTGAGCCAATCCGGCATAGGCGAGCCATCCGCCAAGGTGACCGTATAATCCAGCGTGTCGCCCTGGTCGACGTCGATGAAGCTGCCGGCTGGCATCTGCCAGGAGACGGGCTTGTTGAAGGTAAAGTCCTGATCGGCCAGCGGCGACACCAGGATCGGCGCGTCGTTGGTTCCGCTTACCCGGATGTCCAGCGTGGAGGCGGTCTCGACGATGCCGTCCGTCGCGGCATAGTCAAAATGATCGATCACTTCCGCTGTGCGGCCCAGCGACTGGACCGCCGAAGCGGCGTTATCGAGGTTATAGGTGTAGCTGCCGTCCGCCGCCAGGGCGAGGGAGCCGTAGTCGCCCGCATGGGCGCCGGGCACCGCTACCCCGAGGACGGTGCCCGCATCGATGTCGGAATCGTTGGCGAGGACGTTGCCGCTGGCGGAGACCAGCGCGTCCTCGACGACATCTGCCGTATCGGGAGCGACGACGGGCGCGTCGTTCATGCCGACGATGCTGACCTCCACCGTTCCGGAGGCCTGGGCGCCCTTGTCGTCGCTGATGGTGTAGGCGAAGCGGTCCTGCAGCACGTCGCCCGCGGCGAGTTCCTGGAAACGATTGCCGATATCGTAGGCGATCTCGCCATCCACCAGGGAGACCAAGGCGCCGACCGCCGATTCTCCGACGGAGAGCACGCTCAGCACGTCGCCCGGATTCGGATCGGTGTCGTTGGCCAGCAGATCGCCGGTCGGGAACCTCAGGGGGCCGCCATCCTCGTAGACCGTGATACTGTCGGTATGGGCCACCGGCGGCCGGTTGATCAGCAGCTCGATGCCGGCGCGGTCGAGCACCGTGCCGTCGTCGAACTCCATGGCATTGAGCCCTTCCCCGGTCTGCAGGAACCAGTCGGTCAGGACGAAGGTGTCGGTGGCGCCGAGAACCCGCACGATCATGTCGTCCCCCACCCGATCCGCCTCCAGGTCGAACTCGGTCAGGCCGCTGCCCACGTAGAGGGTATTGTGCCCCTGGGCGTCCACGATGCGGTCGTTGCCGTCGCCGAGACGAAAGACGTAGCGGTCGTCTCCTGCACCGCCCAGCAGGGTGTCGTCCCCCCGGCCGCCTTCGAGGAGGTCGTTGCCGCCGCCGCCCGCCAGGGTGTTGGCCCCGGCGTTGCCGACCAGCCGGTTGCCCAGCTCGTTGCCTGTGCCGTCGATGGCCGCGGTGCCGGTGAGGACCAGGTCCTCGACGTTGGCGCCGAGGGTGTGGCTGACGCTGGCCAGCACGGTATCGGTACCGGCGCCGGCGGCCTCCACCACCATATCCCCGGCGTTGTCCACCACGAAAGTATCGTCGCCGAGGCCGCCTGCCAGGGTGTCGGCACCCAGACCGCCGTCGAGGAGGTCGTTGCCGCCGCCGCCGGCGAGGGTGTTGGCGGCGCTGTTGCCGGTGAGGACGTTGTCCAGGGCGTTGCCGGTGCCGTCGATGGCCGCGGTGCCGGTGAGGACGAGGTTCTCGACATTGGCCGCCAGAATTTGGCTGACGCTGGCCAGCACGGTGTCGGTCCCTTCCCCGGCCGATTCCACCACGGTGTCGCCTGAGTGGTCGACGATGTAGGTGTCGTCGCCGGTGCCGCCGATCAGCGTATCGGCACCCGAGGCGCCGTCGAGGGTGTTGGCGCCGCCGTTGCCGATGATGATGTTGGCCAGCGCGTTGCCGGTGCCGTCGACGTCGGCACTACCGGTCAGCACCAGGTTTTCGACATTGGCGGTCAGGGTGTAGCCCAGTTCCGTCCGCACGGTGTCGATGCCGGCATCGGCCGCCTCGACGACCATGTCGCCAAGGTCGTCCACCAGGTAGGTGTCATTGCCGCTGCCGCCCTGCATGAGGTCGGCACCCAGGCCGCCGTCGAGGGTGTCGTCGCCGCCGTTGCCGATCAGGGTGTCGTCCCCCTCCAGGCCGTTCAGGACGTTGTCGCCGCCGTTGCCGGTGAGCACGTTGCCGAAGGCGTCACCCGTCCCGTCGATTGCGGCTGAACCGGTCAGGATCAGGTTCTCGACATGATCGCCCAGCACGTAGGCGATGCTGGCCTGGACGGTGTCGATGCCCTCGCCCGCGGCCTCGACGACCATATCGCCCGCGTCATCGACCATGTAGGTATCGTCACCCGTGCCGCCCGCCATGAAGTCGGCACCCGTGCCGCCGTTCAGGGTGTCGTTGCCGCCCTCGCCGAACAGCCGGTCGGCGCCGCTACCGCCGTTCAGGAGATCGTGGCCATCGCCACCGACCAGGGTGTCGTCACCGCTCTCGCCGGCAAGGGTGTTGGCGCCGGCGTTGCCGGTGATCACGTTGTCCGCGGCATTGCCGGTTCCGTTGATGTTGGTCGTACCGGTAAGGGTCAGGTTCTCGATGTTGGCGCTCAGGGTGTAGCTGGCACTGGAGTACACCGTATCGGTGCCGTCGTCGGCCGCCTCCACCACGGCGTCGGCGGAGTGGTCGACGATGTAGGTGTCGTCGCCGGCACCGCCCACCAGCGTATCGGCACCGGAACCGCCATCGAGGACGTTGGCTCCGCTGTTGCCGGTGATCACGTTGGCGAGCGTGTTGCCCGTGCCGTTGAGGTCGGCCATCCCCGTGAGCGTCAGATTCTCGACGTTGGCGGTCAGGG belongs to Desulfuromonadales bacterium and includes:
- a CDS encoding HlyD family type I secretion periplasmic adaptor subunit, encoding MGRKVLWALLILLAGLLVWALVGRLDIVAVAEGKLVPESYVKIVQPAEAGIVKEILVREGEVVHAGQVLMRMDALITEADERSLEADSRRKRLTLRRIDAELSGQPFQAEAQDPLGLAREVEAQYRANCAALEAALAEERSRLLKAKHEFAAAEAVKKKLADILPHYREQEEAFDKLFKDGIVAPSEASDKRRERIEKEQELRTQEAVIESARASIQLSEKRLAQIESDHRRQLYAERNDIQGQADKLVLEVTKQAHRRGLMELRAPQESIVKDLATHTAGTVVQPGTVLLTLVPKEETLRAEVWVSNEDIGFVRKGQPVKLKFAAFPFQKYGMLNGMVEHVSADAADTAATGNASSPADAARKGQPLVYRALVALKSMRLDTGGEHYQLTAGMQTQAEIRLGDRTVLEYLLSPVRKAWHEAGRER
- a CDS encoding VCBS domain-containing protein, whose product is ILDGGTGADAMAGGSGNDTYIVDNAGDGVTELEGEGIDTVQASVSYALTANVENLTLTGSAGINGTGNSLDNVITGNSGSNVLSGLEGNDTLIGNSGNDTLDGGAGADTMQGGAGNDIYVVDNVGDVVAEAVNAGTDTVQSSIDYTLTANVENLTLTGTADIDGTGNVLNNAITGNGGANVLDGGAGDDTLTAGAGDDILVGGDGNDILNGEAGSDQLFGNAGNDTLNGGADADAMAGGSGNDTYVVDHAGDAVTENPGEGTDLVQSSITYTLTDHVENLTLTGSASIDGTGNELGNVITGNSGANVLDGRAGNDTLYGNAGNDTLLGGEGNDILDGGTGADAMAGGSGNDTYIVDNAGDGVTELEGEGIDTVQASVSYTLAANVENLTLTGTAAINGTGNALDNVIVGNTGSNVLSGLSGNDTLTGNTGNDTLDGGEDADIMAGGLGNDTYLVDSAGDLVTENLNEGTDLVQSTISYTLTANVENLTLTGMADLNGTGNTLANVITGNSGANVLDGGSGADTLVGGAGDDTYIVDHSADAVVEAADDGTDTVYSSASYTLSANIENLTLTGTTNINGTGNAADNVITGNAGANTLAGESGDDTLVGGDGHDLLNGGSGADRLFGEGGNDTLNGGTGADFMAGGTGDDTYMVDDAGDMVVEAAGEGIDTVQASIAYVLGDHVENLILTGSAAIDGTGDAFGNVLTGNGGDNVLNGLEGDDTLIGNGGDDTLDGGLGADLMQGGSGNDTYLVDDLGDMVVEAADAGIDTVRTELGYTLTANVENLVLTGSADVDGTGNALANIIIGNGGANTLDGASGADTLIGGTGDDTYIVDHSGDTVVESAGEGTDTVLASVSQILAANVENLVLTGTAAIDGTGNALDNVLTGNSAANTLAGGGGNDLLDGGLGADTLAGGLGDDTFVVDNAGDMVVEAAGAGTDTVLASVSHTLGANVEDLVLTGTAAIDGTGNELGNRLVGNAGANTLAGGGGNDLLEGGRGDDTLLGGAGDDRYVFRLGDGNDRIVDAQGHNTLYVGSGLTEFDLEADRVGDDMIVRVLGATDTFVLTDWFLQTGEGLNAMEFDDGTVLDRAGIELLINRPPVAHTDSITVYEDGGPLRFPTGDLLANDTDPNPGDVLSVLSVGESAVGALVSLVDGEIAYDIGNRFQELAAGDVLQDRFAYTISDDKGAQASGTVEVSIVGMNDAPVVAPDTADVVEDALVSASGNVLANDSDIDAGTVLGVAVPGAHAGDYGSLALAADGSYTYNLDNAASAVQSLGRTAEVIDHFDYAATDGIVETASTLDIRVSGTNDAPILVSPLADQDFTFNKPVSWQMPAGSFIDVDQGDTLDYTVTLADGSPMPDWLTFDAATQTFAGKTPKAVGSVEIRVTATDRVAATGSTEGSLSTSDVFRLSVSHGNQGVGNGVDAAPAGHDTNFNDGPGTSPGHPGARSRQGRGEDDGKGFGLAASDAANEADSAQETARPSSYLDVSRLEEHFSVFGQKPGNSQGGNEIFIRWQAMNRALADEAARYDHGVWQHDNRGADIAHLGQAAGGFLGSTCAFGSDALSLAGGSGTNLQDFKGLKDGVKRL